Proteins from a single region of Chengkuizengella sediminis:
- a CDS encoding flagellar FlbD family protein produces the protein MITVTRINGKKVSINALLIETIEDIPETIITLTNGKKILVLEKVKDVIVLIKNYLHDIGIMNAAVKSQNVEGS, from the coding sequence ATGATTACTGTGACTCGAATCAACGGAAAAAAAGTTTCTATTAATGCCTTACTAATAGAAACAATTGAAGATATACCTGAGACAATTATAACTTTAACCAACGGCAAAAAAATACTGGTTCTCGAAAAGGTAAAAGATGTGATAGTATTAATAAAAAACTACCTTCATGATATTGGTATTATGAATGCTGCGGTTAAATCCCAAAATGTGGAGGGATCATAG
- the flgG gene encoding flagellar basal body rod protein FlgG, with protein sequence MLRSLYSGISGMQGFQTKLDVIGNNIANVNTTGFKAGRVMFQDVLSQQISGGTAPNDVTGGSNAKEIGLGVTVGAIDTIHTPGSAMTTNVPTDLRIDGDGFFAVAPNSDVETAYLTRAGNFSIDANGNIVNANGMFLLDSEGEIITIDTEEVTSFYIAQDGEIVSVNVDGVSEGTDIRIGIGKVTNPSGLEKLGGNLYRVTPNSDAEAEDPLDLIGQANDPDTGTGSIISGQLEMSNVDLTAEFSEMIVAQRGFQSNSRIITTSDEILQEIVNLKR encoded by the coding sequence ATGTTAAGATCTTTATATTCAGGAATATCTGGAATGCAAGGCTTTCAAACAAAATTAGATGTCATTGGTAATAATATCGCAAACGTGAATACAACAGGTTTTAAGGCTGGAAGAGTGATGTTCCAAGACGTATTAAGCCAACAAATTTCAGGTGGAACAGCTCCAAACGATGTAACTGGTGGTAGTAACGCAAAGGAAATCGGTCTGGGTGTTACTGTTGGAGCGATCGATACGATCCATACTCCTGGTAGTGCAATGACTACAAATGTACCAACTGATCTCAGAATTGATGGTGATGGATTTTTTGCAGTTGCACCTAATTCAGATGTTGAGACAGCTTATTTAACACGAGCAGGGAATTTTTCAATAGATGCTAATGGAAATATTGTTAATGCTAATGGTATGTTTTTGCTAGATTCCGAGGGAGAAATTATTACGATAGATACTGAAGAAGTGACATCATTTTATATTGCTCAAGATGGTGAAATTGTTTCTGTAAATGTGGATGGAGTATCAGAAGGAACTGACATTCGAATCGGAATTGGCAAAGTTACAAATCCATCAGGACTAGAAAAGTTAGGTGGAAACCTATACAGAGTTACTCCAAATTCAGATGCAGAAGCTGAAGATCCTTTGGATTTAATAGGGCAAGCAAATGATCCTGACACTGGGACAGGTTCTATTATCTCTGGGCAGTTAGAGATGTCAAATGTAGATTTAACTGCTGAATTTTCAGAAATGATTGTTGCTCAGCGTGGATTTCAATCTAATTCAAGAATAATTACTACATCTGATGAGATTCTTCAAGAGATAGTTAACTTGAAACGATAA
- a CDS encoding TIGR02530 family flagellar biosynthesis protein, which translates to MIDRKMIGHLQTNQIPPNIKNKSQSLSKQNNNHQTFEKLLQDEMLNFSNHAELRLKQRGIQLQPDQIQKINKAIDNASAKGAQDSLILFDNTAFIVNIKNRTVVTAIDSNSLKDHVFTKIDSALVIK; encoded by the coding sequence GTGATTGATCGAAAAATGATAGGTCATTTACAAACAAATCAAATTCCACCAAATATAAAAAATAAATCTCAATCCTTATCAAAACAGAACAATAATCATCAAACTTTTGAAAAGCTGCTTCAAGATGAGATGTTAAATTTCAGCAACCATGCAGAGCTGAGGTTAAAACAAAGAGGCATCCAGTTACAACCTGATCAGATTCAAAAAATAAACAAAGCAATAGATAATGCTTCTGCAAAAGGAGCTCAAGATTCTTTGATATTATTTGATAATACAGCATTTATTGTTAATATCAAAAATCGAACAGTTGTAACAGCTATCGATAGTAATTCCTTAAAAGATCATGTTTTTACAAAAATTGATAGTGCTTTAGTTATAAAATAA
- a CDS encoding flagellar hook capping FlgD N-terminal domain-containing protein, producing the protein MSTYIPGVTNVWPNYSSVNQNISTSEEQNNLGKNEFLTLLVEQLKYQDPLEPLNDQEFIAQMAQFSSLEQLMNMTEEVQLLRQSIGISSDMIGKEISYSYFDTLSLEVITKTGLVESISIKDGAQFAIVEGEEIPLDYITKISESTISNEPVIDEGINSNDNTEIDSTIDTIEETILEDDDGVDE; encoded by the coding sequence ATGTCCACCTATATACCTGGAGTCACTAATGTGTGGCCTAATTATTCATCAGTGAATCAAAATATTTCTACATCTGAAGAACAAAACAATCTTGGGAAAAATGAGTTTTTAACTCTTCTTGTTGAACAATTGAAATATCAAGACCCTTTAGAACCTTTAAACGACCAAGAGTTTATAGCACAGATGGCTCAGTTTAGTTCTTTAGAACAATTGATGAACATGACTGAAGAAGTTCAACTATTACGTCAATCTATCGGAATTTCCTCAGATATGATTGGAAAAGAGATTTCGTATAGTTATTTTGATACTTTGTCGCTTGAGGTAATAACTAAAACTGGACTTGTTGAATCAATCAGCATTAAAGATGGGGCACAGTTTGCAATCGTTGAAGGGGAAGAAATTCCTTTAGATTATATTACTAAAATTTCAGAATCCACTATTTCCAACGAACCTGTTATTGATGAAGGTATAAATAGTAATGATAACACAGAAATTGATTCAACCATTGATACTATTGAAGAAACAATACTTGAAGATGATGATGGAGTGGATGAATAG
- a CDS encoding flagellar hook-length control protein FliK, translated as MMQTPLIHHLSNNSNRSILNSSSNVTTNTSNVGFMATLTALNEVNQTQEEGLINLEAIPMDELLQSIFSELLSLDLSSLNQLIDAESSDEEANIKIIEQWLEDSDSKQSFLTVIALLNQLSQLVEEPLSLQGNMADKYGDSPLELKNLADPLHNMQPKKNSSAKLNLIDLLDISPETLELMNKLINDTDKKSSLQFIQLFNVISKTTVTDLESMDVLTDQELLNILQKTLKVYQSNSSEYFKSSFPNEQTSFGRLEQPISLMNQIIYQTNAIPDEGVIQPLGNHNIGTVFNNDVIQSTNAEVVKLPIEAQKFTQEMSQFVFKTIRFSQFNGIAEARISLIPQQLGQVDVHMKLENGQLVTQFMADKLIGKEMIESQLPQLRLALQNLGIQVDKVEVVQMDSTSSSQLFQGETNQQFSQQYKQQDQSSDKYDNFLNEDLEIDMLNESLTKISGRGFDVTA; from the coding sequence ATGATGCAGACGCCTTTGATACATCATTTAAGCAATAATTCAAATCGTTCTATATTAAATAGTTCTTCAAATGTAACAACGAACACATCAAATGTTGGTTTTATGGCAACATTGACCGCTTTAAATGAAGTAAACCAAACACAAGAAGAAGGTTTAATAAATTTAGAAGCTATTCCTATGGATGAGCTATTGCAATCTATCTTTTCAGAATTGCTGTCCCTCGATTTATCTAGTCTTAATCAATTGATTGATGCTGAGAGTAGTGACGAGGAAGCGAACATTAAGATAATTGAGCAGTGGTTAGAAGATTCTGATTCTAAACAATCGTTTTTGACGGTAATTGCACTATTAAATCAGTTAAGTCAACTAGTTGAGGAGCCTCTTTCTCTGCAAGGGAATATGGCAGATAAATATGGAGACTCTCCGCTTGAACTTAAAAATCTTGCAGATCCTTTACATAATATGCAACCTAAAAAAAATAGTAGTGCTAAATTAAATTTAATTGATTTATTAGATATTTCACCTGAAACATTGGAATTAATGAATAAGCTAATAAATGACACCGATAAAAAATCATCTTTGCAATTTATTCAGTTGTTTAACGTTATATCAAAAACAACGGTTACAGATCTTGAATCCATGGATGTTTTGACAGATCAAGAATTGTTAAATATATTGCAGAAAACATTAAAAGTTTATCAATCAAATTCATCTGAGTATTTTAAATCATCTTTTCCAAATGAACAGACTTCATTTGGAAGGTTAGAACAACCAATTTCTTTAATGAATCAAATCATATATCAAACAAATGCCATACCTGATGAAGGGGTAATACAGCCACTGGGAAATCATAATATTGGTACTGTTTTTAATAATGATGTGATCCAATCCACAAATGCAGAAGTAGTAAAACTACCAATTGAAGCACAAAAGTTTACACAAGAGATGAGTCAATTTGTATTTAAAACCATAAGGTTTTCTCAATTTAATGGTATAGCTGAAGCTAGAATTTCATTAATTCCTCAGCAATTAGGTCAAGTAGATGTTCATATGAAACTGGAAAATGGACAGTTAGTTACTCAGTTTATGGCAGATAAATTGATAGGAAAAGAGATGATTGAAAGTCAGTTGCCTCAATTAAGATTGGCTCTACAAAATCTTGGTATTCAGGTTGATAAAGTCGAAGTGGTTCAAATGGATTCTACTTCATCTTCACAGTTGTTTCAGGGTGAGACAAACCAGCAGTTTTCACAGCAATATAAACAACAAGATCAGAGCTCTGATAAATACGACAATTTTTTAAATGAAGATTTGGAGATAGATATGTTAAATGAAAGTTTAACGAAAATTAGTGGTAGAGGATTTGATGTGACCGCATAA